A single region of the Kineosporia corallincola genome encodes:
- a CDS encoding iron-siderophore ABC transporter substrate-binding protein produces the protein MSPRSARPVLSRRAFGATLATAGLALVAACGSDDDTSSGAGGGATNGASTDAFPVSIEHKFGTTEITAAPSKVVVVGLVEQDALLALGVVPIATTHWFGSHEGEIWPWATEKLGGSALPTSLDNTDGIQFEQIAALQPDLIVGMYSDVSQEDYDKLSQIAPTLPAPEGANDYAVAWDVITTTVGRAVGRSAAAEKLVADVNEQFAAARSANPGLEGKTGLMATLYQGYYVYAEDDPRGQFLKSLGLTLPKGLADAVGGEFGANISKERVGLLDVDALVWLVPNAKTDKAGLAADNLYNKLDVYQNGGDVYLNDGSDDGVESTLGSATSFATVLSVPYLIENLVPMIARAADGDPATEVEDESA, from the coding sequence ATGTCCCCGCGTTCCGCACGGCCCGTCCTGTCCCGACGGGCGTTCGGCGCCACCCTCGCCACCGCCGGACTCGCCCTGGTGGCCGCCTGCGGCAGCGACGACGACACCTCGTCCGGCGCCGGGGGCGGCGCCACGAACGGCGCGAGCACCGACGCCTTCCCGGTGTCGATCGAGCACAAGTTCGGCACCACCGAGATCACCGCCGCGCCCTCGAAGGTGGTGGTGGTCGGGCTGGTCGAGCAGGACGCGCTGCTGGCGCTGGGCGTGGTGCCGATCGCCACCACGCACTGGTTCGGCAGCCACGAGGGCGAGATCTGGCCCTGGGCAACGGAAAAGCTCGGCGGGTCCGCCCTGCCCACCTCGCTGGACAACACCGACGGCATCCAGTTCGAGCAGATCGCGGCGCTCCAGCCCGATCTGATCGTCGGTATGTATTCCGATGTGTCGCAAGAGGACTACGACAAGCTGAGCCAGATCGCGCCCACCCTGCCGGCTCCCGAGGGGGCCAACGACTACGCGGTGGCCTGGGACGTCATCACCACCACCGTGGGCCGGGCGGTGGGCCGGTCGGCGGCGGCCGAGAAGCTGGTCGCCGACGTCAATGAGCAGTTCGCCGCGGCCCGCTCGGCCAATCCCGGCCTGGAGGGCAAGACCGGGCTGATGGCAACGCTTTACCAGGGCTACTACGTGTACGCGGAGGACGACCCGCGGGGTCAGTTCCTGAAGTCGCTGGGGCTCACCCTGCCCAAGGGCCTGGCCGACGCGGTGGGCGGCGAGTTCGGCGCGAACATCAGCAAGGAGCGCGTCGGCCTGCTCGACGTGGACGCGCTGGTCTGGCTGGTGCCGAACGCGAAGACCGACAAGGCCGGGCTGGCCGCCGACAACCTCTACAACAAGCTCGACGTGTACCAGAACGGCGGTGACGTGTACCTGAACGACGGTTCGGACGACGGTGTGGAGTCCACGCTGGGCAGCGCCACCTCGTTCGCCACCGTGCTGAGTGTGCCCTACCTGATCGAGAACCTGGTGCCGATGATCGCCCGGGCCGCGGACGGCGACCCGGCCACCGAGGTGGAGGACGAGAGCGCCTGA
- a CDS encoding MbtH family protein, whose translation MTNPFEHPDGEYLVLVNDENQHSLWPGFVEVPAGWRAVAGPGDRASCVDYIETHWTDLRPRSLAEFMDPKA comes from the coding sequence ATGACCAATCCGTTCGAGCACCCCGACGGCGAGTACCTCGTGCTGGTGAACGACGAGAACCAGCACAGTCTCTGGCCGGGATTCGTCGAGGTGCCGGCCGGCTGGCGCGCGGTCGCCGGGCCGGGCGACCGCGCGTCGTGCGTGGACTACATCGAGACCCACTGGACCGACCTGAGGCCGAGAAGCCTGGCCGAATTCATGGACCCGAAGGCCTAG
- a CDS encoding condensation domain-containing protein — translation MEHVRPVTPLQEGLLFQVLARRERADVPDVHVAQLALDLRGAVDPGRWRAAAQALLDRHPALRVGFRQETTGRSVAVAGEHVVLPWQEIDLGHLSAQGYGRAALDRELAAQTETDLLRGFDPAVAPLLRATLYRLGPEWYRLVLTHHRLVLGAASMRALLDELLASAGAAVPVPEGWTCVGDPVPEDRTGLAGGVFGDDPEPGFPAYSGAGTLIASGAGHDPAQLPERLGEELDPATTAALAALAHEELVTPEAVVRAAWGIVLSALTGTPDVVFGTMATVRPERTGQDRRDGRAETDACARVGQFGVVVPVRLRVDPARPTGDLLREAGGAGGAAEPGAVPPMDQLFDTMVVFAGHPVNAGLPRWVDDVEVADAAVRDFSPCPLTLIATDSERLRLELVFAPGAVDAVLAGRVLARFTGVLRQLAHASIPSAGRLDLLLEGERVELLGPRTLGENPRNVPSSIIDVLREQARRHPDAVALVTEQQRWTYAELDDWSGRVAAGLCNLPDWDGHIVGLQLPRAWMLPAALAVLRSGAAALLLDEAAPAERSYAMLADASPTVVVRSVEELENAWFAASSELPAIIPGSPALVVYTSGSTGEPQGVVVTQMALANLLASHRRHLMVRYGTRLRLGQVQPFTSDAFWDQVLWMLAGHQLHVIADDVHRDPETLITYLDRHGIDGIDLTPTHLRELIPAGLLDANAGRLKLLTVGGEPLDPALWRRICGEPGLRVHDLYGAVETTVDAWGRLSGPSGRRSAYRVDGVRTYLLDAALRPVPAGVVGELYVAGAGLALGYLDRPAQTAARFVADPFRPGERMYRTGDLARRGADGVLEFAGRTDRQLKIHGHRVEPGEIEAALCSLPGVAQAAVVLREGTLTGYLVRRGSGLFNGPKQPGRPGEGGTPAELPREETAGLRERLERVLPGHLVPERFVRLAALPRTPGGKLDVAALPSPPSSQPPAVPPRTEREALLAGVFAEMLGLERVGIHDDFLALGGHPLLVLRLAGRLSVGLGLKVGVRDILDAPTVERLARRLPYGDRPRLRAGSAPNSPEQTELSPAQRRPWSDYRRSGPDGGANVAIAWRLIGPLDVAALGAAVADLARRHDPLRSVVTEHDGVPHLTVRDEVPALRVIEAGGAGRPRPAQRLAAEARYAFRPDREIPLRVTLFRVAEDEHLLLLLAHRIAADECSDVPLLTDLSRAYAARTRGEEPRFAPLPVRYADYSRWQNDLLGDPADPASPAARQRNYWSRRLAGLPDEMTLPADHQGPVTGAGGAESFAIGAAAAGRLRGVAAAHDVPVSLLFQAAVAVLLTKLGAGNDIPLVSPVSGRRDPALEGLVGCFGNAVVLRADTSGDPLLPELLARLRDTALAAADRQDLPFDGPAQVMVTYRAQVRRALDLPGLGCLPVRVERATPRADLCFGVADLGPAGMEGLIDYSADRFDPLTVAALGSRLVRVLEQMAAAPGARLSSYHALLPGERERVTGRWATGGPVSIDMMGLSVVDVVAQQARLTPHATALVTAAGRWSFAELEAWTNRAARVLLWAGPLRGRLVALHLDRAWMLPAILAVLKTGAAYLSPEPGQVPPAGAEPVLTLDSAALLDGGESDAPLTDAERGGPLVPDLPAWVSGTGVVVTHSALVNLATSHHARLMGPDSSRCRVAHTASFAHARSWEPVLWMLAGHELHVIPDGPGLVARLRDARIEVLEVTPAQLVRLLPVGLLGIGLSVLLIGDGPVDHDVWQGVCAVPGLVVHQLYGSAETSVDAYGWHGYANGGRAAYRLDGVCTYVLDASLHPVPVGVTGDLYVAGAGLAYGYLGRPGRTASCFVADPFRPGQRMYRTGDLARWTTDGMLTLVRRRDRPPVTPLTPAALRLLGTGGPIGGFSGSEVVQLPAGVDPDRLQAALRAVVAAHPALRTRLTGDGLEQPDRWQAPLIRTVPARDQDPQELWRSISRQAGLERARLDPREGVMLTAVRFDRGPDHSGRLLIVANQLVVDSVSWHVLLSDLSLAYSQTLCGNINLVPEGTSFRHWARRLTGLAQARGPEMRQWCKILTAAPRLPVDRDVDPVLDRTTSLQEVGRELPVARTDQILHAAPLAFGVPVCEVLLTALALAVGDLRRRHQDRGAGQGHGGDARDEGSAGPSSSLRGSARLRGVLVSLTADGRSTETADTAGTANGTNAAGTFDISRTVGCFTHTYPAHLDPGDVDLDDALAGGPAAAQAVTNVAKALAEIPDGGLGYGLLREVNRCTAGELARHPEPQIGFFWAGRTDFPAPADWSPAPESEAAGAESPVTQALVVTARVEERPTGPQLTVSWVWPEGVLDASTVEDLADTWLRALTAIGRCAARQQTPGPAQEQT, via the coding sequence ATGGAACACGTCCGGCCGGTGACCCCGCTCCAGGAGGGGTTGCTGTTCCAGGTGCTGGCCCGGCGCGAGCGCGCCGACGTGCCGGATGTACACGTCGCGCAGCTGGCCCTCGACCTGCGGGGTGCAGTGGACCCGGGGCGCTGGCGCGCGGCCGCGCAGGCCCTGCTCGACCGGCATCCGGCCCTGCGGGTGGGGTTCCGGCAGGAGACGACCGGGCGGAGCGTGGCCGTGGCGGGGGAGCACGTGGTGCTGCCCTGGCAGGAGATCGACCTGGGGCACCTGTCGGCCCAGGGCTACGGGCGGGCCGCGCTGGACCGGGAACTGGCGGCGCAGACCGAGACCGACCTGCTGCGCGGGTTCGACCCGGCCGTGGCCCCGCTGCTGCGGGCGACGCTGTACCGGCTCGGGCCCGAGTGGTACCGGCTGGTGCTCACCCATCATCGGCTGGTGCTCGGGGCGGCGTCGATGCGGGCACTGCTCGACGAGCTGCTGGCGTCGGCCGGCGCCGCGGTGCCGGTTCCGGAGGGCTGGACCTGCGTGGGGGATCCGGTTCCGGAAGACCGGACCGGTCTGGCCGGTGGGGTTTTCGGGGACGATCCGGAGCCGGGGTTCCCGGCGTACTCCGGAGCCGGCACGCTGATCGCTTCCGGTGCCGGGCATGATCCGGCCCAGTTGCCCGAACGGCTCGGTGAGGAGCTCGATCCTGCCACCACCGCGGCGCTGGCCGCCCTGGCCCACGAAGAACTGGTGACGCCCGAAGCAGTCGTGCGCGCGGCTTGGGGAATCGTGTTGTCGGCGCTGACCGGTACACCCGACGTGGTGTTCGGCACGATGGCGACCGTACGGCCGGAGCGGACCGGGCAGGACAGGCGGGACGGGCGGGCCGAAACCGATGCGTGTGCCCGGGTCGGGCAGTTCGGTGTCGTCGTGCCGGTGCGCCTGCGGGTGGACCCGGCCCGGCCGACGGGCGACCTGCTGCGGGAGGCCGGCGGGGCCGGTGGGGCCGCCGAGCCCGGGGCCGTTCCGCCGATGGACCAGTTGTTCGACACCATGGTCGTTTTCGCCGGGCATCCGGTGAACGCCGGGCTGCCGCGTTGGGTGGACGACGTCGAGGTGGCGGACGCCGCGGTGCGGGACTTCTCGCCCTGTCCTCTCACCCTGATCGCGACGGACAGCGAAAGGCTGCGCCTGGAGCTGGTTTTTGCTCCCGGGGCGGTGGACGCGGTGCTGGCCGGGCGGGTGCTGGCCCGGTTCACCGGTGTACTTCGGCAACTGGCGCACGCTAGTATTCCCTCGGCCGGGCGGCTCGACCTGCTCCTGGAGGGGGAGAGGGTCGAGCTGCTCGGCCCTCGCACGCTGGGTGAAAACCCCCGAAACGTGCCGTCATCCATCATCGACGTGCTGCGTGAGCAGGCCCGGCGGCACCCCGATGCGGTCGCGCTGGTCACCGAGCAGCAACGGTGGACGTACGCGGAGCTCGACGACTGGTCCGGCCGGGTGGCTGCCGGGCTGTGCAATCTGCCCGACTGGGACGGTCACATCGTCGGCCTCCAGCTCCCCCGGGCCTGGATGCTTCCCGCCGCGCTGGCCGTGCTCCGCTCCGGTGCGGCGGCCCTGCTGCTCGACGAGGCCGCGCCGGCCGAGCGGTCCTACGCCATGCTGGCCGACGCCTCGCCCACAGTGGTGGTCCGTTCGGTGGAGGAGCTCGAGAACGCCTGGTTCGCGGCGTCTTCCGAACTTCCGGCGATCATTCCCGGCAGCCCGGCCCTGGTGGTGTACACCTCGGGTTCGACCGGTGAGCCCCAGGGCGTCGTGGTGACGCAGATGGCGCTGGCCAATCTGCTCGCGAGCCATCGTCGTCATCTGATGGTGCGGTACGGCACCCGGCTGCGGCTCGGGCAGGTGCAGCCGTTCACCTCCGACGCCTTCTGGGACCAGGTGCTGTGGATGCTCGCCGGTCACCAGCTGCACGTGATCGCCGACGACGTGCACCGCGATCCGGAAACCCTGATCACCTATCTCGACCGGCACGGCATCGACGGTATCGACCTGACCCCGACGCACCTGCGGGAGCTGATCCCGGCCGGGCTGCTCGACGCGAACGCGGGCCGGCTGAAACTGCTCACGGTGGGCGGGGAACCGCTGGACCCGGCGCTGTGGCGGCGGATCTGCGGTGAGCCCGGGCTGCGGGTGCACGACCTGTACGGCGCGGTCGAGACAACGGTGGACGCCTGGGGTCGCCTTTCCGGTCCCTCGGGACGGCGGTCGGCCTACCGGGTGGACGGGGTGCGCACCTATCTGCTCGACGCCGCGCTCCGCCCGGTCCCCGCCGGGGTGGTCGGTGAACTGTACGTGGCCGGAGCCGGTCTCGCCCTCGGCTACCTGGACCGCCCGGCGCAGACCGCGGCCCGTTTCGTGGCCGACCCGTTCCGCCCGGGGGAGCGGATGTACCGCACCGGCGACCTGGCTCGCCGGGGGGCGGACGGCGTGCTGGAGTTCGCCGGGCGCACCGACCGGCAGCTGAAGATCCACGGCCACCGGGTGGAACCGGGTGAGATCGAGGCCGCGCTGTGCTCCCTGCCCGGGGTGGCCCAGGCCGCCGTCGTGCTGCGCGAGGGCACGCTGACCGGGTACCTGGTGCGTCGGGGCAGTGGTCTGTTCAACGGGCCGAAACAGCCCGGTCGGCCGGGTGAGGGGGGCACCCCGGCGGAGCTCCCGCGCGAGGAGACCGCCGGGCTGCGGGAACGGCTGGAGCGGGTGCTGCCCGGCCATCTGGTCCCGGAGCGCTTCGTCCGGCTGGCCGCACTGCCCCGCACGCCCGGCGGAAAGCTGGACGTCGCCGCGCTGCCGTCACCCCCCTCGTCGCAGCCGCCCGCCGTGCCACCCCGCACCGAGCGGGAGGCGTTGCTGGCCGGGGTCTTCGCCGAGATGCTGGGGCTGGAGCGGGTCGGCATCCACGACGACTTCCTCGCTCTGGGCGGGCATCCGCTGCTGGTGCTGCGACTGGCCGGCCGGCTCTCGGTGGGCCTCGGGCTGAAGGTGGGGGTGCGTGACATCCTCGACGCCCCCACGGTGGAGCGCCTGGCCCGGCGGCTGCCGTACGGTGACCGGCCCAGGCTGCGGGCCGGATCGGCGCCGAACTCCCCGGAACAGACCGAGCTCTCGCCCGCTCAGCGTCGTCCCTGGTCGGACTACCGCAGGTCGGGCCCGGACGGCGGCGCCAACGTCGCGATCGCCTGGCGCCTGATCGGGCCCCTCGACGTGGCCGCGCTGGGGGCGGCGGTGGCCGATCTGGCCCGGCGCCACGACCCGCTGCGCAGCGTGGTCACCGAGCACGACGGCGTGCCTCACCTGACGGTGCGCGACGAGGTGCCGGCCCTGCGGGTGATCGAGGCCGGTGGCGCAGGACGCCCCCGCCCGGCGCAGCGCCTGGCTGCCGAGGCCCGCTACGCGTTCCGTCCGGATCGCGAGATACCGCTGCGAGTGACCCTTTTCCGGGTGGCCGAGGACGAGCACCTGCTGCTCCTGCTGGCTCACCGGATCGCCGCCGACGAATGCTCCGACGTGCCGCTGCTGACCGACCTCTCCCGTGCCTACGCGGCGCGCACCCGGGGCGAGGAGCCGCGGTTCGCGCCGCTGCCGGTGCGCTACGCCGACTACTCCCGCTGGCAGAACGATCTGCTGGGTGATCCGGCCGACCCGGCCAGCCCGGCCGCGCGGCAGCGGAACTACTGGAGCCGGCGGCTGGCCGGGCTGCCCGACGAAATGACGCTTCCGGCAGACCATCAGGGACCGGTCACCGGGGCGGGTGGCGCCGAGTCGTTCGCGATCGGGGCCGCCGCGGCCGGGCGCCTGCGGGGTGTGGCCGCGGCCCACGACGTCCCGGTGTCCCTGCTGTTCCAGGCCGCGGTCGCCGTGCTACTGACGAAACTCGGTGCGGGGAATGACATCCCGCTGGTCTCGCCGGTCAGCGGACGGCGGGACCCGGCGCTGGAGGGACTGGTCGGGTGCTTCGGGAACGCGGTGGTGCTGCGCGCCGACACCTCCGGCGATCCGCTGCTGCCCGAGCTGCTGGCGCGACTGCGCGACACCGCCCTGGCCGCCGCCGACCGTCAGGACCTGCCCTTCGACGGCCCGGCCCAGGTGATGGTGACCTACCGGGCACAGGTCCGCCGGGCGCTGGATCTGCCCGGCCTGGGCTGTCTTCCGGTGCGGGTGGAGCGCGCCACGCCCCGGGCCGACCTGTGCTTCGGTGTCGCCGATCTGGGGCCGGCCGGGATGGAGGGGCTGATCGATTACAGCGCAGACCGTTTCGACCCACTGACCGTGGCCGCCCTGGGGTCACGGCTGGTGCGGGTGCTGGAGCAGATGGCGGCGGCGCCGGGCGCCCGGCTGAGCTCGTACCACGCGCTGCTGCCCGGCGAACGCGAACGCGTCACCGGCCGCTGGGCCACCGGCGGCCCGGTCTCGATCGACATGATGGGCCTGTCGGTGGTCGACGTGGTGGCCCAGCAGGCCCGGCTCACGCCGCACGCCACCGCGCTGGTCACCGCCGCCGGCCGGTGGAGCTTCGCCGAGCTGGAGGCCTGGACCAACCGCGCGGCCCGGGTGTTGCTGTGGGCCGGGCCGTTACGCGGCCGTCTGGTGGCGCTGCACCTGGACCGGGCCTGGATGCTGCCCGCGATCCTGGCGGTGCTGAAGACCGGTGCGGCGTACCTCTCCCCGGAACCCGGCCAGGTGCCGCCCGCGGGTGCCGAGCCGGTGCTGACCCTGGACTCGGCCGCCCTGCTCGACGGTGGGGAGAGCGACGCCCCGCTCACCGACGCCGAACGCGGCGGCCCGCTGGTGCCCGACCTGCCGGCCTGGGTGAGCGGCACCGGCGTGGTGGTGACGCACTCCGCCCTGGTGAACCTGGCCACCTCGCACCACGCCCGGCTGATGGGCCCGGACTCCTCGCGCTGCCGGGTGGCGCACACCGCCTCGTTCGCGCACGCCCGCTCCTGGGAACCGGTGCTGTGGATGCTGGCCGGGCACGAACTGCACGTGATCCCGGACGGTCCCGGCCTGGTCGCCCGGCTGCGCGACGCCCGCATCGAGGTGCTCGAGGTGACGCCGGCCCAGCTGGTCCGGCTGCTGCCGGTGGGTCTGCTCGGGATCGGGCTGAGCGTGCTGCTGATCGGCGACGGCCCGGTGGATCACGATGTGTGGCAGGGGGTCTGCGCGGTGCCGGGGCTGGTGGTGCACCAGCTGTACGGCAGCGCGGAGACGTCGGTGGACGCCTACGGCTGGCACGGGTACGCCAACGGCGGGCGTGCCGCCTACCGGCTCGACGGGGTGTGCACCTATGTGCTGGACGCGTCGCTGCACCCGGTCCCGGTCGGGGTGACCGGCGATCTGTACGTGGCGGGCGCCGGGCTGGCCTACGGCTATCTCGGCCGGCCCGGGCGCACCGCTTCGTGTTTCGTGGCCGACCCGTTCCGGCCCGGGCAGCGGATGTACCGCACCGGTGACCTGGCCCGGTGGACCACCGACGGCATGCTGACCCTGGTGCGGCGCCGGGACCGGCCGCCGGTCACGCCGCTGACCCCGGCCGCGCTGCGGCTGCTCGGGACCGGCGGGCCGATCGGCGGGTTCAGCGGTTCCGAGGTGGTCCAGCTGCCGGCCGGGGTGGATCCGGACCGGTTGCAGGCCGCCCTGCGGGCCGTGGTGGCGGCGCATCCCGCCCTGCGGACCCGGCTCACCGGCGACGGGCTGGAGCAGCCGGACCGCTGGCAGGCCCCGCTGATCCGCACGGTGCCCGCCAGAGACCAGGACCCGCAGGAGCTCTGGCGGTCGATCTCACGCCAGGCCGGGCTGGAACGCGCCCGGCTGGACCCGCGGGAAGGGGTGATGCTGACCGCGGTCCGGTTCGACCGGGGGCCCGACCACAGCGGCCGTCTGCTGATCGTGGCGAACCAGCTCGTGGTGGATAGTGTTTCGTGGCACGTTCTTCTGTCCGATCTGTCTCTTGCGTATTCCCAAACCCTCTGCGGTAATATCAATCTCGTGCCGGAGGGAACTTCCTTCCGGCACTGGGCCCGGCGCCTCACCGGTCTGGCCCAGGCCCGTGGACCTGAAATGCGGCAATGGTGCAAGATTCTCACCGCTGCGCCGAGGCTCCCGGTCGATCGTGACGTCGACCCGGTGCTCGACCGTACGACCTCCCTCCAAGAGGTCGGCCGTGAACTGCCCGTCGCGAGAACGGATCAGATCCTCCATGCCGCCCCCCTGGCGTTCGGGGTGCCGGTGTGCGAGGTTCTGCTCACGGCGCTGGCTCTCGCGGTCGGTGATCTGCGCCGGCGGCATCAGGACCGCGGGGCCGGGCAGGGTCACGGAGGGGACGCCCGCGACGAGGGGAGTGCTGGCCCCTCGTCGTCCCTCCGTGGCTCTGCCCGGCTCCGCGGTGTGCTCGTCAGCCTGACTGCCGATGGCCGCAGCACCGAAACGGCCGACACCGCCGGCACAGCCAACGGCACCAATGCTGCCGGCACCTTCGACATCTCCCGCACCGTGGGCTGTTTCACCCACACGTACCCGGCTCACCTCGATCCCGGCGACGTCGACCTGGACGATGCCCTGGCCGGAGGCCCGGCCGCGGCCCAGGCGGTGACCAACGTGGCCAAGGCCCTGGCCGAGATCCCGGACGGTGGGCTCGGTTACGGCCTGCTGCGCGAGGTGAACCGGTGCACCGCAGGCGAACTCGCCCGTCACCCGGAGCCGCAGATCGGGTTCTTCTGGGCCGGGCGCACCGACTTCCCGGCCCCCGCCGACTGGTCGCCGGCGCCGGAGTCGGAGGCCGCCGGCGCCGAGTCCCCCGTGACCCAGGCCCTGGTCGTGACCGCCCGCGTCGAGGAACGCCCCACCGGGCCGCAACTCACCGTCAGCTGGGTCTGGCCGGAGGGCGTGCTGGACGCCTCCACGGTGGAGGACCTCGCCGACACCTGGCTGCGCGCCCTCACCGCGATCGGCCGGTGCGCCGCCCGTCAGCAGACCCCCGGACCGGCCCAGGAGCAGACATGA
- a CDS encoding FAD-dependent oxidoreductase produces the protein MTTAASTFHAITSAGPPVTPPAKSLGTAVVLGGSIAGLLAARVLADHAATVLVMERDELPEGGVPRKGVPQGGQAHVLLAAGGGFLERWFPGFTDRAIEAGACLVTTDRVAVYDDGVPRVNGADVRRLALTRPFLEDLVRAELRAVPNVKSLTGRVTGLEFGDTAVTAVTYESAGVSGVEPADLVVDAMGRASRVSDWLEEAGWDRPPMVRVISGVNYATAFFRRPPGTPGVGLAMNLTGSKYGGAASGAIAMAVENDRFIVVQGGYGDFRPGSTAADMVARCRTEHPEPFGRAVEGEMLGEVATFRQADSRRRDFCSCERLPARLVPVGDAVASFNPLYAQGISSASLHAGALSLFLRSEPDLDVPARAFLDLQRVVVDAAWSISTTGDAAAAAGAGTRTLAQRVSGWLVARVVAASMTDAPVNRVFVEVTQMLRHPSELARPGILLRSLLAARHRRPDPVPPLVREP, from the coding sequence ATGACCACCGCGGCCAGTACCTTCCACGCCATCACCTCCGCCGGTCCTCCGGTCACGCCCCCGGCGAAGAGCCTGGGCACGGCCGTGGTGCTGGGCGGCAGCATCGCCGGACTGCTGGCGGCCAGGGTGCTGGCCGACCACGCCGCCACGGTGCTGGTGATGGAGCGGGACGAGCTGCCGGAGGGCGGTGTGCCGCGCAAGGGGGTGCCGCAGGGCGGGCAGGCTCACGTGCTGCTGGCCGCCGGGGGCGGTTTCCTGGAGCGCTGGTTCCCGGGCTTCACCGACCGCGCGATCGAGGCCGGGGCCTGCCTGGTCACCACCGACCGGGTGGCCGTCTACGACGACGGCGTGCCCCGGGTGAACGGTGCGGACGTGCGGCGGCTGGCTCTCACCCGGCCGTTCCTGGAAGACCTGGTCCGGGCCGAGCTGCGGGCGGTCCCGAACGTGAAGAGCCTGACCGGCCGGGTCACCGGCCTGGAGTTCGGCGACACCGCCGTCACCGCCGTGACGTACGAGTCCGCTGGTGTCTCCGGGGTGGAGCCGGCCGACCTGGTGGTGGACGCCATGGGCCGGGCCAGCCGGGTGAGCGACTGGCTGGAGGAGGCGGGCTGGGACCGGCCGCCGATGGTCCGGGTGATCTCCGGGGTCAACTACGCCACCGCGTTCTTCCGCCGCCCGCCCGGCACACCCGGCGTCGGCCTGGCGATGAACCTGACCGGGTCCAAGTACGGCGGCGCCGCGAGCGGGGCGATCGCGATGGCCGTGGAGAACGACCGGTTCATCGTGGTGCAGGGCGGCTACGGCGACTTCCGGCCCGGCAGCACGGCCGCCGACATGGTGGCCCGCTGCCGCACCGAGCACCCGGAACCGTTCGGCCGGGCGGTCGAGGGCGAGATGCTCGGCGAGGTCGCCACCTTCCGCCAGGCCGACAGCCGGCGTCGCGACTTCTGTTCGTGCGAAAGGCTTCCCGCGCGGCTGGTGCCGGTGGGCGACGCCGTGGCGTCGTTCAACCCGCTCTACGCGCAGGGCATCAGCTCGGCCTCGCTGCACGCCGGCGCGCTGTCGTTGTTCCTGCGCTCGGAGCCCGACCTGGATGTCCCGGCCCGCGCGTTCCTCGATCTCCAGCGGGTGGTGGTGGACGCCGCCTGGTCGATCTCCACCACGGGTGACGCCGCCGCGGCCGCCGGTGCGGGCACCCGCACCCTGGCGCAGCGGGTGTCCGGGTGGCTGGTGGCCCGGGTGGTCGCGGCCTCGATGACCGACGCACCGGTGAACCGGGTTTTCGTCGAGGTGACGCAGATGCTCCGGCACCCCTCGGAACTGGCCCGGCCGGGGATCCTGCTGCGGTCGCTGCTGGCCGCGCGGCACCGGCGTCCCGATCCGGTGCCACCCCTGGTCCGCGAACCCTGA